The following nucleotide sequence is from Paroedura picta isolate Pp20150507F chromosome 1, Ppicta_v3.0, whole genome shotgun sequence.
GGCTATACACGCCCAGGGATTCCAGCCGCTGTCCATACACCGGGCGGGAGAGACCCTTTGGAACCAATGAGGCGGCGGCGCTCTGGCGTGAGGGCGGGTCGAATGGCGCGGGGAGGGCGGAGAACCTTTTCCGTTGCTCGTGCCGCCATTTTGTGTCGTTGGCTGTTGCGGAGAGGGGCCGGGGCGGTGAGTGACTGGCGGAAGGTGCCGTTCTCTGCTTTGGGGTGGCGAGTTAAGCCGTGTTTGGGGCTCGCTCTTCGAAGAGGCCTTGCAGAAGAGCGGCGGCTGGTGGAGAAAGAGGCGCCtcggagggaaggaagggaaatccCACCCCAGCCATTCCAAGGGGAGCGGGGCCTGGCGGCGTGCCTGAGTGCCTCGGGCCCCTCCTGGGCCACTATGGTGCCAGGGAACGCATTTTGCAGGGTGGTCAGCCCTAAGGGAGCCCTTTGCCTCCCGGGAGCGTGGAAACGCCCAtccccaggagcgggagagaaaCGAATGGCGGAGCCGCTTAATCcgccggctgggggggggggggaggaagcctcaCGTACGCAGCCGCCATGGAAACGCCCTAAACTCGCCCGCGTAGCAATTCAGTAAAACAGGCGTGCCTCCGTTCGCCTCGTTCTTTCGATGGCACCATAAAAGAGCCTTCTTCGAGATGCGTTTTTTAATACTGGGCCTTGCAGTGTGTAAAGCCCGGCACTTCGCTGTAGACGTAGAGTATCTGTGGTGCTGAAATGCTGCAGGCGAAATTGTTCCTGTTATGCACTGTTTATgcactgtttatgcactgggaacttcattgccccagctcccgtgcaggagcacagattgggggcggatgaggtacaccaggccaaatgctcccccatgtgggtgcaggaagatgtggggcaacctgccacaactaagactccagcctgcagcccagcatgaaacctccagtgcataaatggtcttattgTAGACATAAAatggtggcggtggtggggaCATGGTGTTTTAGATTTCTCAGTTGCAGTTCAAGAGACAGAGTTGGGCCAGTAAAGTGCCGGTTGGTGTGATTTGTGTgtttggtcgggggggggggtgtgaataAAGGATTAAGCCTGGGGATATGGGAGGCGAGTGGAATAAAGTATTTTTAGAATTCAATGTATTTAGAAGACCGGCCCTCTTGGCCCCGCAATCAGTGTACACCATTTAAAATAACATGGATGCAAGTGTTATGATGGGGGAAGGGGGTTCTTGGATGTTATTAGTAgctgggcctcaaccaaatgcctggtggaagagctcagtttgcaGAGCCTGCAGAACTGAGTAAGCTCCAAAAGGGTCCATGTctccactgggagctcattccaccaggtaggagccaggacctaaaaggccctggcggaggccaggtgcacctcccttgggccggggaccaccagcctgttggaatcaGCTGAACATAGCACTTTTCTGGGAAGTATTTGAGAGGCAGCCTCTCAGGGTATGCGGGGCCCAAACCACGAATTTTCTTAAACGTCTGTGGGATCTTCCTTGAAAATGGTGGTGGAGGAGACATGCTAGCCTGTTCCAGCAAAATACAAAGGCCAATGATGCCTGAAATTTATTTCACTAtgtgctttcatgagtcagagctcccATCTTCAAATACGTGGAAAGGAAATAAATTTGGAACTACTGGCTGGAGAAGAGAGAAGCTGAAGTAGGGAAACAGGTTTAGTGTGAATCCCATCATAAGTCTTTCAAGTGGGATTCTCCTGTAAAGAATTAAAATGGAATTGTGTAAGGAATAATGAGAGAGGTCAGAGACCAGGGTGTTGCATTTAAATGACCATACTTTCTAGTTATTGTTGCTGAAACCATATTCCTAAAATGGGTACACTCTTGTTTCTGTGGAAGGTATGATAGTATACTATATAAGTTAATGTAATATGACCCTGCTTGCCCTTTGCAcaacaaaaaaaatctaaatgtaaCTTAACTTCCCCATAATAATTACTAATATTGGAGCCAGTGTAGAAAACAGTTGTTTAATAAATGATTTTATCTACCACTACTGAGTAGTCTAGTGTTAACAAATAAACAAGCAGTGACCATATCTTCATGTACATGGGCTTTTAGGTCATACAGCAAACAGATCTTGCATCTTTGGATGTGGCAAATGCTGGGTTGAATTTCTGGTCTCTATGAAATTCAATGTGTGATCTCCAGCTAAGGATTACTTCTTTTAACTGAAgcacccttatttatttattttcagaaatgTGTAGCTTGTGTTACTTCAaaatgtgtttttgttgttgttgttggctgttgtgggttttctgggctgtgtggctgtggtctgttagttttagtccctgatgtttttgccagaggtaggacatggcaggattcagttttgggcaccgcagttgaagaaggatgtaatcatgctggagcgtgtccaaaggagggcaacaaagatggtgaggggtttggaggccaaggtatatgaggaaagtttgggggagcttggtctgtttagcctggagaggagatgactgagaggggatctgatagccatctttaagtatttaaaaggctgccatgtagagcagcggtccgcaaccttttttaggctgtggaccggtgggtgtgggaggaCAATCCGGCGGCTGCGCATTTGTGGTCGAGCTGCGCATGCGTGACAGTTTCTCGCATGCGCGTAACTGCCAAGCATGCATGTGGTCGCGTTTGTGCATGTGGCCACActaccctctcccccctcctgcaaaaagaagcttgcggcctgggagggcggcgagagggagccgcggcccggtggttggggaccaccgatgtagaggatggagcagagttgttctctcttgccccggagggatggacaaaaaccaatgggatgacattaattcaaaagaaattccatctaaacatccagaagaagttcctgacagagcgatttctcagtggaacaggcttcctcaggaggtggtgggttctccatctttggacattttttaacagagtctggatagccatctgacagagagtctgattctgtgaaggctcatggggagggtggcaggttacagcggatgagcgatggggttgtgagtgtcctgcatagtgcaggggattggactaaatgacccatgaggtcacttccaactctatgattctatgagaatggGAATTTCTTTGTTCCAAAGTGTGGTGTGTATAGGGGCCAGTATTCTGTGCATTATACTAGTTTTATATTTTATgcgattttattgtatgttttaattgttgttagcCGTTGCAAGATGGCAGGCCGAGGGTGggattaaaactaccagaccacagccataCAACCCAGAAACCCCACCACAGAaagttgactctggccatgaaagcctctGACAattcactgttttgttttgttttttgttcttcaTAAGAATGTAGTCTAAcacttctcttctccccctcccccccccaagctctagcCACCACCATGGTGAAACTCTTTATAGGCAACCTTCCCCGGGAGGCCACAGAGCAAGAGATTCGTTCTCTTTTTGAGCAGTATGGACGGGTCCTGGAATGTGACATCATCAAGAACTACGGCTTTGTGCATATTGAGGACAAGACGGCAGCCGAGGATGCCATCCGCAACCTGCACCACTACAAGTTGCACGGAGTCTGCATCAACGTGGAGGCCAGTAAGAACAAGAGCAAAACCTCCACGAAGCTTCACGTAGGCAACATCAGTACCAGTTGCACCAACCTGGAGCTGCGGACCAAGTTTGAGGAGTATGGCCCTGTTCTTGAGTGCGACATTGTCAAGGATTATGCCTTTGTGCACATGGAGCGAGCAGAGGACGCTGTTGAGGCCATCAGGGGTCTTGACAACACAGAGTTTCAAGGTGGGATAGGGGTCTAGCTGACAGCAAGAtgtacaaatgtgtgtgtgttggccaCTTGCTTTACTGAGGCAGTCAAACGTTTCGGTCTTTTCAACAGGAATCTTAGACTGTATTTTAATCTTTGGTTAGTCTAGCTTCTAACCAGTTATTTGATTAATTGATAATGCTTAAAACTTCAGAAGAGAAATGTTACCATCTTGGAAAGGACAGTTTAGACTGATAAACAAAAGCTCCTTATGTGATAAAAtctcctttaatacagtttctcaaaaATTAGGTAATATAGATTTACAATTCTGATAGTTTGGGACATACTTATGAGTGCAACAGTTTTTAAGAGAGGTCCAGACTTAAACAGTGTCCTTAAAGATAAATGTTCAGGTAAGCACTATTGTAAAGTAAACTTGCCTTGCTCTGGATACAAACTGTTAAGAAAATACATTAGGTTTTCTTTGCATCCATTTTTGTGcagcagagaagaaagaaatgcTTATGTTCAAGAGTCCACAGTCTATTTGTTCTCAGATGTACCTGCTTTCCTTTTTGGATTTGTGTAATGCAGGCAAACATATTAGCAGTAAGCATTCTGTCCCCAAATCCCCTTACTGGTCTTCTTCTACAAACAAGAAgttcctttaatctggagagccaggtttgattcccctctccttcccatgcagccagctgggtgacctaggtcTAGTCACAggtttctcagagctgttctcacagtgcagttatCTCAGCCTCATATCCCTCAtaggggtatctgttgtggtgagaggaaggaaaaggcatttgtaagctgctttgggacacccttcaggtagtgaaaagcgggatataaatcaaaaataaaaatctcttATTTCTATTCCTTTGCCACTGTTCTCTAACCTTCACTCAGGTATGTTCTACTTGACCCCTCTCATCAGCCACCATTTCTAGGTGCAGTATATCTGCCTCTACCTTTCAGTCGCTGTGATACACTCTCCTCCCTCACACACCACTCATTTACTAGCAGAATTTCACCCACCCTAAGGCTTTGTGTGAGGTTTTGGTGAAGCTCACCTTTTAGTTCTCGTGCAGAAGCTACACTGTTAGTGTTCTCTCTGCTAACAGTTTCCTTTTAAGCACTTAGAACATCTTATTTATTCAGTTCATCACAGCAGGTCTGGCACTTGCTAGAGACAGCCTACAGGCAGGGAGGAGCTAATTTTTAACTTAACGTACTTTAAtattttttcttcccctccccccatttgtgcgtgcttgtgtgtgtgtttgagataTCTAAGGAGTACAGGCTATATTGTAAGGTAAAACGCCAACTTGATAGATTGGGTGtttaatggtattttaaaaatttcaagtGCAAATATTGGAAATGAACCTTTCAGTACCATTGACCAAAGTTGGTACCCTCTGTGTGAAATTTTGTGAAAGTCTCTCGATAGAGGCTCACCATCAGAAGTTAGAGGGTCATAATTATGAATTTGCACAAAAGCTTGTCTTGATGGTTAGAATCATGAGGACGGAGGGGCCTATGTTTTGTTGAGGTGAGCTGAAAACTAAAATGGATCATTATATCTTCTGCCAATAACCCAAGCCACGTCTTATCCTGTTTTTCCATTGATGAGCATCTTAGAACATGTAGGTTTTGGCTGAATGCATACTCCATCTTGGTGAGTGCTCTAGGCAGCACtcatatgtctgtgtgtgtgtgtggaggtatAATGTATCGGATGCAGAGTTGAATGTACATGGTTTTGAATTATGGGATAACAGTGCTGTATAGCCAGTACCTGGCTGCTGTTACTTAACACCGTGGGTATGTTTCTCTCCCAGCAGCACATCAGTCAGACTTCTTAAGGAGTGCTGAACCAATAACAGTTACTGCTGGACTCCCTAGAGAGTAGCATTGTTAAGCTGTATAAGCAAGGAAGTAAAGCTTGCCTTGAGGACTTGACAAGTTTTTGTAGAGAATTTAATTACGTGTATGGAGAAAGAGATAGACATACATCTTAGTCTGCTCCTGTTAAGGTGGGAGATGGGGCATTAAGGACTGCTGCCTTCAGCATCCATCTCCCAAaaatctccctcccccaaagaaaaacaaatgtttttcaaGCAAGCATGTTAAGCAACTTCCCTGCAGGGAGTTCTTGATCCATCATTTGCCAGCCAGGGATGTGTGTATGCCAGGTGATAAGACGTAAAGGTGCACTTTATAGGTATAGGAATTTTTGTAGGCATAGTTTTTTCTGTAGGGATTAGAAAAGCAGCACTTCTAGACATGCGTCCTCTGTGCACTTTTTAAAGGCACAACAATTGGTCTTCCCGCGTAGGTTGAAAGTATGATAGAGGACAAACTTCATTAGTAGTATGAGAACTAAGTAACAGGGATATGAGGAACTTCAGCCTAATAGCCATGGTACAAAACAACCCAGTGTGCCTCTTAATTCCTGTAGTGCCAGATGGGGGAGCACCTGCAGTACAAAATCTTGAGTTCATCCTAAACCACTGGATGAAAGcatttgggtggggaggaggaggatatGGGAGGTTGAACCGAATGCTCTGCTGAAAGCCTGCTTCCCCTTTGAGTTCTCTAGGGGGTTGCTGCCCAGGAGCAAAGATAGCTTCTGAGCCATGCCTAGAAACCTTAGTGTCAAGAAGGTTGTCTTCCTGTCTGTCATCTGGTCAGAACAGTGAGGTTTGTTGAGCTTGCCATGCTTCTGGACAGGATCGGCAGAGGGTGAGTAATGGAGAGGCGGAAGGGCACTTGCTTGAGGCTAAAAATGTAGGGGGTTTCAAGCACATGACACATCAGCTGAATGTAAAACTACTTGCTGAAATAAAGGTTTTTGGCTAATCAGTCCCTAAACTGGGG
It contains:
- the RBM4B gene encoding RNA-binding protein 4B isoform X2; its protein translation is MVKLFIGNLPREATEQEIRSLFEQYGRVLECDIIKNYGFVHIEDKTAAEDAIRNLHHYKLHGVCINVEASKNKSKTSTKLHVGNISTSCTNLELRTKFEEYGPVLECDIVKDYAFVHMERAEDAVEAIRGLDNTEFQGRLFEGWMSGSCGTSAAKQYQLHDVTICV